In Pseudobacter ginsenosidimutans, the following are encoded in one genomic region:
- a CDS encoding DUF4347 domain-containing protein, whose protein sequence is MNRFFELQEELFLKNKKKAKRTPPPVKAQSRYGYPMNKAPRGIRNNNPGNLVYSKVNDWLGKVPKDKNTDGTFEQFTDYKYGVRALIILLRNYIKADRNTINKIFAEYAPVTENNTQEYINFVAKRTGIKADAKLTATKDIIKALSQAIAKMENGQEAITDAQFEEGFAELPQNIKDELSPAQAKSFWESSFEQTAWSFSDGGDDYYYEQSKTAAAVKTITVVEKEPASPPDNGFLAGKAGKNPGCLRVTSVKDMVDQAIASLQPNEKIQKLVIYGHGTDGVVGTGDGMGWQTGKHINSDTAWQAELRRLRPYFAPGAEIFLGGCNTGANQKGADKLKEVADVTGVTVKAPTGKVYGDCTEEAGSVHQVGYPGKPAQPPIGTPSDEKKKKKESTAHSISMAEIKNNITAVYFQPATNPVNMASDAKYKFTDAATVKKFVDGIDYTHTVNAKNVSGKLNGQIFFIRNNVPEEFIVFSDCDYFLKKGDWTKAYEVKLSLKALIKGLLEDRNNLFV, encoded by the coding sequence ATGAACAGGTTCTTCGAATTGCAGGAAGAGCTCTTCCTGAAAAACAAAAAGAAGGCAAAACGCACGCCACCACCTGTAAAGGCGCAAAGCCGCTATGGCTATCCGATGAACAAAGCGCCAAGAGGCATCAGGAACAATAACCCGGGCAACCTGGTGTACAGTAAGGTGAACGACTGGCTGGGCAAAGTGCCGAAAGACAAGAATACCGATGGTACTTTCGAGCAGTTCACCGATTACAAGTACGGTGTGCGCGCCCTGATCATCCTCCTGCGTAATTATATCAAAGCCGACAGGAATACCATCAACAAGATCTTTGCCGAGTATGCCCCGGTTACGGAGAACAATACACAGGAGTATATTAATTTTGTAGCGAAGCGCACAGGCATCAAAGCCGATGCCAAGCTCACCGCCACCAAAGACATTATCAAAGCGCTTTCACAGGCTATCGCCAAGATGGAAAACGGACAGGAAGCCATCACGGACGCACAGTTCGAGGAAGGCTTTGCCGAGCTGCCACAGAATATCAAAGATGAGCTGAGCCCGGCGCAAGCCAAATCCTTCTGGGAATCCAGCTTCGAACAAACAGCCTGGAGTTTTTCCGATGGAGGCGATGACTACTATTATGAGCAAAGCAAAACGGCTGCTGCTGTAAAGACCATCACAGTTGTGGAGAAAGAGCCTGCCAGTCCTCCAGATAATGGATTCCTGGCCGGGAAGGCCGGCAAGAATCCCGGCTGTCTCAGGGTGACCAGTGTGAAAGATATGGTAGACCAGGCCATCGCCAGCCTGCAACCGAATGAGAAGATCCAGAAGCTGGTGATCTACGGTCATGGTACCGACGGTGTGGTAGGTACAGGTGATGGCATGGGCTGGCAGACAGGCAAACATATCAACAGTGATACAGCCTGGCAGGCCGAGCTCAGAAGGCTTCGTCCTTATTTCGCACCCGGGGCCGAGATCTTCCTGGGAGGCTGCAATACAGGAGCCAATCAGAAAGGAGCAGATAAATTGAAAGAAGTAGCCGATGTAACAGGCGTTACCGTGAAAGCCCCTACCGGCAAGGTTTACGGCGATTGCACAGAAGAAGCAGGTTCTGTTCACCAGGTGGGATATCCCGGCAAGCCTGCGCAGCCTCCAATTGGTACCCCTTCCGATGAAAAGAAAAAGAAAAAAGAATCCACTGCACATAGCATCAGTATGGCTGAGATCAAGAACAATATAACCGCTGTGTACTTCCAGCCTGCCACCAATCCGGTGAATATGGCTTCCGATGCGAAGTACAAATTCACCGATGCAGCCACCGTGAAGAAATTTGTGGATGGCATCGACTACACGCATACCGTGAATGCGAAGAATGTAAGCGGTAAGCTCAATGGTCAGATCTTCTTCATCCGCAACAATGTGCCGGAAGAGTTCATCGTGTTCTCCGATTGCGATTATTTCCTGAAAAAAGGCGACTGGACAAAAGCCTATGAAGTGAAATTATCGCTGAAGGCCCTGATCAAAGGGTTGCTGGAAGACAGGAATAACCTCTTCGTATAA
- the bglX gene encoding beta-glucosidase BglX, whose product MIRFVPYALLICTMACSQTTEKPVYLRSDAKTEDRVTDLLKRMTVEEKAGQLNQLAGDLNTGPASGNADWQHKLEAIKNGQVGSMLNVVGAAKTRQVQEAALAGRLGIPLLFGYDVMHGYKTIFPIPLAEACSWELEQVERNHAVAAAESSSAGVHWTFGPMCDISDDPRWGRVMEGAGEDPWYGAQLAAARVKGLQGNLDTNHILACVKHFAAYGAVEGGKEYAYTDLSRVALWNKYMPPYKAAIDAGIATVMNGFTTFEGIPVTGNRYLVTDVLKNKWNFKGFVVSDWNSIGEMVNWGYAADKKDAAFKAISAGSMMDMETQAMVKFIPELVKEGKIQMKEIDDAVGRILYYKFKLGLFDNPFAYCNEAREKATLFSNENRKQSLEAAKRSIVLLKNENKVLPLKKEVKKIALIGLYASDKSHIFDFWKGQGNPNDAVSLQEGMAAAFGTSSISYSAGYVDLSTTTNKSLIAEAVAKTRSADIAVVNIGLSGDLAGEDRSLANIAIPADQVELLKELKKTGKPVIAVVSAGRPMILTEITDLCDAILYTWILGSESGNAIAQVLAGEYNPSGKTVMSFPKATGQIPVYYNHFKTGRPSTTDGKGNWYSRYRDVDNHPLYPFGFGLSYSHFTYSNLTLSDSILDNNHTLQVKVTITNDGDHDGEEVAQLYINDVAASIVRPVKELKGYQKIMLKKGESKTIQFTLGSSDLSFYDASGNSVVEPGKFEVFVGGNSRDVLQEQFWLK is encoded by the coding sequence ATGATCAGGTTCGTACCCTATGCATTACTGATATGCACAATGGCCTGCAGCCAAACGACAGAGAAACCTGTTTATTTACGCAGTGATGCAAAAACGGAAGACCGGGTTACAGATCTGCTGAAGCGAATGACAGTAGAAGAAAAAGCCGGACAGCTCAATCAACTGGCCGGCGATCTGAATACCGGCCCTGCATCAGGAAATGCAGACTGGCAGCATAAGCTGGAAGCCATCAAAAACGGACAGGTAGGCTCTATGCTGAATGTAGTAGGCGCTGCAAAAACCCGGCAGGTGCAGGAAGCCGCGCTGGCCGGCAGACTGGGTATTCCACTGCTCTTTGGATATGATGTGATGCACGGCTATAAGACCATCTTCCCGATCCCGCTGGCAGAAGCCTGTAGCTGGGAGCTTGAACAGGTGGAACGCAATCACGCTGTTGCAGCTGCTGAATCTTCCTCCGCAGGTGTTCACTGGACTTTCGGTCCGATGTGTGATATCAGTGACGATCCACGATGGGGTCGTGTAATGGAAGGCGCTGGCGAAGACCCCTGGTATGGAGCACAACTGGCTGCCGCACGCGTCAAAGGTTTGCAGGGAAACCTGGATACCAACCATATTCTTGCCTGTGTAAAACATTTTGCAGCTTATGGAGCCGTAGAAGGCGGAAAAGAATATGCCTATACAGATCTTTCGCGTGTAGCATTGTGGAATAAATACATGCCTCCTTATAAAGCCGCTATCGATGCCGGTATCGCTACAGTTATGAACGGATTCACCACTTTTGAAGGTATACCGGTTACGGGCAACCGATACCTGGTAACGGATGTATTGAAAAACAAATGGAATTTCAAAGGCTTTGTAGTGAGCGACTGGAACTCCATTGGTGAAATGGTGAACTGGGGTTATGCTGCAGACAAAAAAGACGCAGCCTTCAAAGCCATTTCAGCCGGCAGTATGATGGATATGGAAACACAGGCCATGGTTAAGTTTATTCCCGAATTGGTGAAGGAGGGAAAAATACAGATGAAAGAGATCGATGACGCAGTGGGCAGGATATTGTATTATAAATTCAAGCTGGGGCTCTTCGATAATCCTTTTGCTTATTGCAATGAAGCAAGAGAGAAAGCAACTTTGTTCAGCAATGAGAACAGAAAGCAGTCGCTGGAAGCTGCAAAGCGATCGATAGTTTTATTGAAAAACGAAAACAAAGTACTGCCGCTGAAAAAAGAAGTAAAAAAGATAGCCCTGATCGGTTTGTATGCCAGTGACAAGTCGCATATATTCGATTTCTGGAAAGGCCAGGGTAACCCCAATGATGCCGTTTCACTGCAGGAAGGAATGGCTGCGGCTTTTGGTACATCCTCCATCAGCTACAGCGCCGGATACGTTGATCTTTCCACCACTACCAACAAATCGTTGATTGCAGAAGCCGTTGCCAAAACCCGCTCTGCAGATATAGCAGTGGTGAATATCGGGCTTTCCGGAGACCTGGCAGGAGAAGACAGGTCCCTCGCCAATATTGCGATCCCGGCAGACCAGGTTGAACTGCTGAAGGAGTTGAAGAAAACAGGTAAACCTGTAATAGCCGTGGTTTCAGCAGGCCGCCCGATGATCCTTACGGAAATAACAGATCTCTGCGATGCTATTCTCTACACCTGGATCTTAGGCTCTGAAAGTGGAAACGCCATTGCTCAGGTACTGGCTGGTGAATACAATCCGTCCGGAAAAACAGTAATGAGCTTTCCGAAAGCAACCGGACAGATCCCTGTTTATTATAATCATTTCAAAACCGGTCGTCCTTCCACTACCGACGGAAAAGGGAACTGGTACAGCCGCTATCGGGATGTAGACAATCATCCATTGTATCCCTTTGGTTTTGGCCTGAGTTATTCTCATTTCACTTACAGCAACCTGACGCTTAGTGATAGCATTTTAGATAACAACCACACTTTACAGGTGAAAGTCACCATCACCAATGATGGAGATCATGATGGAGAGGAAGTTGCCCAGTTGTACATCAATGATGTTGCGGCTTCCATTGTCCGGCCTGTAAAAGAACTGAAAGGATATCAGAAGATCATGCTGAAGAAAGGCGAATCAAAGACAATTCAGTTTACACTCGGCAGTAGTGACCTGTCTTTTTATGACGCTTCCGGAAATAGTGTTGTGGAGCCGGGAAAATTTGAAGTGTTTGTTGGAGGTAATTCAAGGGATGTGTTGCAGGAGCAGTTCTGGCTGAAGTAG
- a CDS encoding glycoside hydrolase family 26 protein: protein MIKAILCLILGASASHCSKNSTSPSTPEVQILNGTVVVMSADPVAGDEFTGNMYISYSGGNGAAFEDGNAITSSGVTGLNAVLQKGILEKGIGHLVYKINGTAAAAGNANFTLSFGGQSANVSVLVTEKQTASKMTWGFFDDSGTPLSFYDGFGKKPSMVMMFDLWDLTGNRDFPTAFCNNADAAGYLPHITLEPKMGLVELMSGKYDADIQEYGQAIAAFGKPIILRFAHEFNGDWYPWSIFNGALVPASTYVQAFRYVQDKMKAAGAVNARWAWSPNNANGANNPQTLDSYYPGDEYVDIIGMDGYNFGTSQNWSSWQSFSQVFGNLYNWITGTHPNKPIFIAEMGCSSTGGNKAGWINDMFLQLETNFPKISSIVWFNIDKETDWRFTVDQNSIDAFKAGLNGSRVISDRTLGGIIK, encoded by the coding sequence ATGATTAAAGCAATCCTGTGCCTGATTCTCGGGGCGAGTGCATCCCATTGCAGCAAGAACTCCACCTCTCCTTCAACACCCGAAGTACAAATACTGAACGGTACAGTGGTAGTGATGTCAGCCGATCCGGTTGCCGGTGATGAATTTACCGGTAATATGTACATCTCATATTCCGGTGGTAACGGAGCAGCTTTCGAAGATGGCAATGCCATTACTTCATCAGGTGTTACAGGTTTGAATGCAGTATTGCAAAAAGGAATATTGGAAAAAGGAATTGGCCATCTTGTTTACAAGATCAATGGAACGGCGGCCGCAGCAGGAAATGCAAATTTCACGCTCTCTTTTGGAGGACAATCTGCCAATGTGAGTGTTCTGGTAACAGAAAAACAAACTGCCAGCAAAATGACCTGGGGATTCTTTGACGATTCAGGCACACCACTCTCCTTCTATGACGGGTTTGGAAAGAAGCCAAGCATGGTAATGATGTTCGATCTCTGGGACCTGACTGGCAACAGGGACTTCCCCACTGCATTCTGCAATAATGCAGATGCTGCCGGTTACCTCCCGCATATTACCCTGGAACCAAAGATGGGACTGGTGGAACTCATGTCTGGTAAATATGATGCAGATATTCAGGAATACGGACAGGCAATTGCCGCATTCGGCAAACCCATCATCCTGCGCTTTGCCCATGAATTCAATGGCGACTGGTATCCCTGGAGCATCTTCAATGGCGCCCTGGTGCCAGCATCCACTTATGTGCAGGCGTTCAGGTATGTGCAAGACAAGATGAAAGCAGCAGGAGCCGTGAATGCCCGCTGGGCATGGTCTCCCAATAATGCAAATGGCGCCAATAATCCGCAGACACTGGACTCATACTATCCCGGTGATGAGTATGTAGATATCATCGGAATGGATGGCTATAATTTCGGAACATCCCAGAACTGGTCAAGCTGGCAAAGCTTTTCACAGGTTTTTGGAAATCTCTATAACTGGATAACCGGTACGCACCCAAACAAACCAATCTTTATTGCTGAAATGGGTTGCTCCTCTACTGGCGGAAACAAAGCCGGATGGATCAATGATATGTTTCTCCAGCTTGAAACAAATTTCCCTAAGATCAGTTCCATCGTCTGGTTTAATATCGATAAAGAAACAGACTGGCGCTTCACTGTGGACCAGAACAGTATCGATGCTTTCAAAGCCGGACTGAATGGGTCCCGCGTCATAAGTGACCGAACCCTGGGAGGGATTATTAAATAA
- a CDS encoding glycoside hydrolase family 16 protein translates to MRIGFVFILSAGLFLQACNSQKTSAGSDSAATQYTGEGYRLVWSDEFNHPGRPDSSKWNYEQGFVRNEEFQWYQPENARCEKGVLVIEARREERPNPGYSADAKDWRGKRPSVAYTSSCLITSGKAQWQYGRFEMRGRIDISDGLWPAWWTLGMDKPWPANGEIDIMEYYRKMLLANIVCLGRQGRQEWHSNTFSTDSLGGKAWANKFHVWRMDWTEKHIALYIDDQLLNKVPTDSLLNKDGSGFNPFKQPHYMLLNLAIGGQNGGNPENTSFPRRFEVDWVRVYQKL, encoded by the coding sequence ATGCGTATTGGGTTTGTTTTCATATTATCAGCAGGTTTATTCCTGCAGGCCTGCAATTCACAAAAGACTTCCGCGGGCAGCGATAGCGCTGCCACACAATATACCGGTGAAGGATACCGTCTGGTATGGTCGGATGAATTCAATCACCCAGGCCGGCCGGACTCATCCAAATGGAATTATGAACAGGGTTTTGTACGTAACGAAGAATTCCAATGGTACCAGCCGGAGAATGCCCGTTGTGAAAAGGGGGTGCTTGTGATAGAAGCACGCAGGGAAGAAAGACCCAATCCGGGATATTCAGCAGATGCGAAAGACTGGCGCGGAAAGAGGCCATCCGTCGCATATACATCCAGCTGCCTCATCACCTCAGGCAAGGCCCAATGGCAATACGGCCGTTTTGAAATGCGTGGCCGGATCGATATCAGTGATGGACTATGGCCTGCCTGGTGGACACTGGGGATGGACAAACCCTGGCCCGCCAATGGAGAGATCGATATCATGGAGTATTATCGAAAAATGTTACTGGCGAATATTGTTTGTTTAGGCAGGCAAGGCCGTCAGGAATGGCATAGCAATACTTTTTCCACTGATTCACTGGGCGGCAAAGCCTGGGCGAATAAATTTCATGTATGGCGAATGGACTGGACAGAAAAACATATTGCCTTGTATATCGATGATCAATTGCTGAACAAAGTGCCAACGGATTCATTGCTGAATAAGGATGGATCGGGATTCAATCCTTTCAAACAACCACATTATATGTTGCTGAACCTGGCCATCGGCGGACAGAATGGAGGCAATCCGGAAAACACATCTTTCCCACGCAGGTTTGAAGTGGATTGGGTGAGGGTATATCAGAAGCTGTAA
- a CDS encoding response regulator transcription factor yields MMLKDNVLLEQIHTIIRDHFFSTHNFIHYLYQHFPDLLGNAVQANVVKQSLRDYKIAAQPEMEPVERHAPFEPAPVLTRREKEVLGLLAEGLCAKEIAQILFISETTVVTHKKNLKNKFKVKNTVELVSKVYSHIK; encoded by the coding sequence ATGATGCTAAAAGACAATGTGCTGTTGGAACAGATCCATACGATCATTCGTGATCATTTCTTCAGTACGCACAATTTTATTCACTACCTGTATCAGCATTTTCCTGATTTGTTGGGTAATGCGGTTCAGGCTAATGTGGTGAAGCAATCATTGCGGGATTATAAGATAGCAGCGCAGCCGGAAATGGAACCGGTTGAAAGGCATGCGCCATTTGAGCCGGCGCCTGTTCTTACCAGGAGGGAAAAGGAAGTGCTGGGGCTGCTGGCCGAAGGGCTTTGCGCCAAGGAGATAGCGCAGATCCTGTTCATTAGTGAAACCACGGTGGTTACCCATAAAAAGAACCTCAAGAACAAGTTCAAGGTCAAGAATACCGTAGAACTGGTTTCTAAAGTATATAGTCATATAAAATAA
- a CDS encoding DUF1735 domain-containing protein: MNAKKITAAILTVFAVLYLFTSCEKDDSAKDYGIPLIYMPQSVNVSLGLNANYPVPSSSNGTSPTGVNYVVDEKSGKVNIILGAALSGTATGAYSVDIKVNNDTIQKLLNSGTLGPDYLAMPATAYTLPARLEVPSSGSATFYLSVDNSLIIDPAYLGKHLLLAVEITNASKYNIDKARATTIVDLNIAGLFPSATGTSEYNVSEGVTVTFTGQNLDKVTALNFTTSAINIPIVSQTATSIVVKMPAMNEIFRSTVNLVTPFGTTQSGFELVNTDNAYRVFTDNYGPNIGRNNDGDDYGSEQAVSNSIVKRGTSSLAITYYGNNYSPGGLVNASNFVNDGYNYITFWARSTTNGTGNEGIQMSLMGDGMPEGYGNDFAGVGIIVSPTWTYYKIPIGPTSGKPMWSKGNAFRKFGWRLNNWNVPQNEVVYFDDILFVK; encoded by the coding sequence ATGAACGCCAAGAAAATAACAGCTGCTATATTGACTGTGTTTGCCGTATTGTATCTGTTCACTTCCTGTGAGAAAGACGATTCGGCAAAGGATTATGGCATCCCTCTCATCTATATGCCACAGAGCGTGAATGTATCCCTGGGGCTGAACGCCAATTATCCCGTTCCCAGCTCTTCGAATGGCACCAGCCCTACCGGCGTAAATTATGTGGTAGACGAAAAAAGTGGAAAAGTAAACATCATTTTAGGTGCTGCACTATCTGGTACTGCAACAGGAGCCTATAGCGTGGATATCAAAGTAAACAACGATACTATCCAGAAGCTGTTGAACAGTGGAACGCTGGGGCCTGATTATTTAGCCATGCCAGCTACAGCCTACACCCTTCCAGCCAGACTGGAAGTTCCTTCAAGCGGCTCCGCCACGTTTTATTTGTCGGTAGACAACAGCCTGATCATCGATCCCGCTTACCTCGGCAAACACCTGCTGCTGGCGGTTGAAATAACCAATGCAAGTAAATACAATATCGATAAGGCAAGGGCCACCACCATTGTTGACCTGAATATTGCCGGCCTGTTCCCATCAGCAACAGGCACATCTGAATACAACGTTTCTGAAGGTGTAACCGTTACCTTCACGGGGCAAAACCTGGATAAGGTAACGGCTCTCAATTTCACCACTTCAGCTATCAATATCCCTATCGTTTCTCAAACAGCTACCAGCATAGTAGTAAAGATGCCGGCAATGAATGAAATCTTCAGGAGCACAGTAAACCTTGTTACTCCATTCGGCACCACACAATCCGGTTTTGAACTGGTGAATACAGACAATGCCTACAGAGTATTTACCGATAATTACGGACCCAATATCGGCCGTAACAATGATGGAGATGATTATGGTTCAGAGCAGGCAGTATCCAATTCAATTGTCAAACGGGGTACCAGCTCACTGGCCATCACTTATTACGGGAACAATTACTCTCCGGGCGGACTTGTGAACGCTTCCAACTTCGTAAACGATGGCTACAACTATATCACGTTCTGGGCAAGAAGTACTACCAATGGAACAGGTAATGAAGGTATCCAGATGAGTTTGATGGGAGATGGAATGCCGGAAGGATATGGAAATGATTTCGCCGGTGTAGGCATTATCGTTTCACCCACCTGGACCTATTACAAAATACCCATTGGACCAACTTCCGGAAAACCCATGTGGAGCAAAGGAAATGCATTCAGAAAGTTTGGCTGGAGATTGAACAACTGGAACGTGCCACAGAATGAAGTGGTGTATTTCGATGATATCCTGTTTGTAAAATAG
- a CDS encoding S8 family peptidase, producing MKPHLIIKLKTGIDAIDAPYWVDFIDNRSMAVDRFQRDIDKLMQNNQLRFWVTKEYKPKQQRSVDPVTNGWSKEEVESGLNRIYRIILQEDKNLPPALVEQIRLIPVVEKAQPGIIGISELPDAALSFSQASNLDRSAKQIFLEEAQLYSKGHPAVKIAVLDTGVDLSHPEIRHSLLPGMDFVDILDGADRFIGDFVGEDSEPDDEVGHGSHVTGILCAKGIKMPMGVVPECKVIPVRVLGAMNNQGKKVGAGLIDNISAGIKWAVDQGADIINMSLGVKHTGGGLPHKEVIEYAIRKGVTVVAASGNDGSNDRYYPGALNNVIAVGAVDYDDKITGFSTYGNHISLVAPGFQVYSAGLGHGYSFASGTSQASPFVAGAIALLKSYALKRSRKLTDAQLKHILKMTADRNFPGFKDIRYGYGKINLMDAIKFMDYKFFNN from the coding sequence ATGAAACCACATCTTATCATAAAATTGAAAACAGGAATAGACGCTATCGATGCGCCTTACTGGGTTGATTTTATAGATAACAGGTCGATGGCTGTGGACAGGTTCCAGCGGGATATCGACAAACTGATGCAGAACAACCAACTCAGGTTCTGGGTCACCAAAGAATACAAACCCAAACAACAACGCTCCGTTGATCCCGTTACCAACGGATGGAGCAAAGAAGAAGTTGAATCAGGCCTCAACCGGATTTACCGTATCATATTACAGGAAGACAAAAATCTGCCTCCTGCACTGGTAGAGCAGATCAGGCTGATCCCCGTAGTGGAAAAAGCACAACCGGGGATCATCGGCATTTCTGAACTGCCCGATGCAGCCCTCTCCTTTTCACAGGCATCCAATCTCGACAGATCGGCCAAACAGATCTTCCTTGAAGAAGCACAACTCTACAGTAAAGGACATCCCGCGGTAAAGATCGCAGTACTCGATACCGGTGTAGACCTTAGTCATCCTGAGATCCGGCATTCACTCCTTCCAGGTATGGATTTCGTGGATATCCTCGACGGCGCAGATCGTTTCATCGGGGACTTCGTGGGAGAGGATTCCGAACCGGACGATGAAGTGGGTCATGGCTCGCATGTAACCGGCATCCTCTGCGCCAAAGGGATCAAAATGCCGATGGGCGTTGTGCCTGAATGCAAAGTGATCCCCGTGCGCGTACTCGGAGCCATGAACAACCAGGGTAAGAAAGTAGGCGCCGGCCTGATCGATAATATCAGCGCAGGTATCAAATGGGCTGTTGACCAGGGCGCGGATATCATCAATATGAGCCTCGGCGTAAAACATACCGGAGGAGGACTTCCACATAAGGAAGTGATCGAGTATGCCATCAGGAAAGGAGTGACTGTAGTGGCTGCGTCCGGAAATGATGGCAGCAATGATCGCTACTATCCCGGCGCACTCAACAATGTGATAGCTGTGGGCGCCGTGGATTATGACGATAAGATCACTGGCTTCTCTACTTACGGCAATCATATTTCACTTGTTGCGCCCGGTTTCCAGGTATACAGCGCCGGCCTCGGTCATGGATACTCGTTTGCTTCCGGCACTTCCCAGGCATCGCCCTTCGTGGCGGGAGCCATCGCACTGCTTAAATCCTATGCATTGAAAAGATCCAGGAAACTGACAGACGCTCAGCTGAAACATATTCTGAAAATGACGGCAGACAGAAACTTCCCGGGGTTCAAGGATATCAGGTACGGATATGGAAAGATCAACCTGATGGACGCCATCAAGTTCATGGACTATAAATTTTTTAACAATTAA
- a CDS encoding M15 family metallopeptidase: protein MKKGYLFELNEELKVHNKTVSIKKRKVIKALESRTASVEFYDDQQPIQLSGPRGFQYEMSVDWQVESFEEQPVTEDAEYTVQYSMEETNPGVYTTEQPQQQPVFLAEEPQPVATYAQELPDELPVYIPEELPSTPSQSPSPILHHPDPLRALGEAVKGMSDDEFAADLAAILEGKQVFDPEKKELVDKNKVDDDFMTKLKQADDQRSGNSGNDQSKNKNEKDKENEDRHAIFDQIAQNMNFANSFDLGDFDMEQRFDSFDDAIPSGQLPTPSLPGFPDIPDPLKGVLPDPFKGGLPDPLQSIKNVLPFSTEDFVKDLDLINVESGAMEKVAQDPNWPTRPANLSPLTLDQKKQLFGMFAYQAAPTGDNAEAIRVTDNWPSTNIQWVEIPQMKGKLTGNSGSGKPVAKTGMQFHTKGAKQLKALWAEWEKAGLLDRIHTFNGSYVPRYIRGTKPENRSDGRLSNHSWGTAFDINAEWNARGSVPALKGVKGCVRELVEIANKHGFFWGGHFKGSSIDGMHFELVKIIP from the coding sequence ATGAAGAAGGGATACCTGTTTGAGCTGAACGAGGAATTGAAAGTGCACAACAAAACCGTCAGCATCAAAAAAAGAAAAGTCATAAAGGCTCTTGAAAGCAGGACTGCTTCCGTAGAATTCTATGACGATCAGCAGCCCATTCAACTGAGCGGTCCACGGGGCTTTCAATATGAAATGTCGGTTGACTGGCAGGTGGAATCTTTTGAAGAGCAGCCAGTCACCGAAGACGCTGAATATACGGTTCAGTACTCGATGGAAGAAACTAACCCCGGCGTATATACGACGGAACAGCCTCAGCAGCAGCCGGTATTCCTGGCTGAAGAGCCACAGCCTGTTGCTACTTATGCACAGGAGCTGCCAGATGAACTGCCCGTCTACATTCCGGAGGAACTGCCATCCACCCCTTCTCAATCTCCCTCCCCCATCCTGCATCATCCCGATCCACTCAGAGCATTGGGTGAGGCCGTGAAAGGAATGAGCGATGATGAATTTGCAGCAGACCTTGCCGCCATCCTGGAAGGCAAACAGGTATTCGACCCTGAAAAGAAAGAACTGGTTGACAAGAATAAAGTGGACGATGATTTCATGACGAAACTGAAACAAGCTGACGATCAGCGCTCCGGTAATAGCGGGAATGATCAATCGAAAAACAAGAACGAAAAGGATAAAGAGAACGAAGACCGCCATGCTATTTTCGACCAGATAGCGCAGAACATGAACTTTGCCAATTCCTTCGATCTCGGGGATTTTGATATGGAACAAAGATTCGACAGTTTTGATGATGCCATTCCATCCGGACAATTACCCACGCCCTCGCTGCCCGGCTTTCCGGACATACCGGATCCGCTGAAAGGCGTACTGCCAGATCCTTTCAAAGGAGGTCTGCCTGATCCGCTGCAGTCAATCAAAAATGTGCTGCCCTTCTCCACGGAAGATTTTGTAAAGGATCTTGACCTTATCAATGTGGAATCAGGAGCTATGGAAAAAGTAGCGCAAGACCCCAACTGGCCAACAAGGCCCGCGAATTTGTCGCCACTTACATTGGATCAGAAGAAACAACTCTTCGGCATGTTCGCCTACCAGGCAGCTCCCACCGGAGATAACGCAGAAGCCATCAGGGTCACAGACAACTGGCCTTCCACCAATATCCAATGGGTGGAAATCCCACAGATGAAAGGAAAGCTCACAGGTAATTCAGGTTCCGGCAAACCCGTGGCAAAAACAGGCATGCAGTTCCATACAAAGGGCGCCAAACAACTGAAAGCCTTGTGGGCCGAATGGGAAAAGGCAGGACTGCTGGACCGCATCCATACTTTCAACGGAAGCTATGTGCCGCGCTATATCCGTGGCACCAAACCCGAGAACCGCTCCGATGGCCGTCTCAGCAATCACTCCTGGGGCACGGCTTTCGATATCAATGCGGAATGGAATGCACGCGGCTCCGTACCTGCACTCAAAGGCGTAAAAGGTTGCGTGCGTGAACTGGTGGAAATAGCCAATAAACATGGATTCTTCTGGGGTGGTCATTTCAAGGGAAGCAGCATAGACGGTATGCACTTCGAACTGGTAAAGATCATCCCCTGA